The proteins below are encoded in one region of Hordeum vulgare subsp. vulgare chromosome 3H, MorexV3_pseudomolecules_assembly, whole genome shotgun sequence:
- the LOC123445489 gene encoding probable calcium-binding protein CML35: MHSTTNQAYRTRARRLKNRKPRQGGSFREAHSRPRPPPIYRRLPPPPPPTPHISINPSLRPSFPPPPAAFVSFPSRKRKMKLSMQSLARKLSIPSPKRGKKQQQQEESGKRGISRSEAPSFASASSSSTASSSASEDAPARASTPRSVLPAEISRRELEAVLRRLGHEEPSDDELDAVAAIAAAGEAGPEDELMEAFNVFDADGDGRITAEELRGVMVAILGGEADGCSLDDCRRMIGGVDADGDGFVGFQDFARMMMVSTTAAAGPRFL; encoded by the coding sequence ATGCACAGCACAACCAACCAAGCGTACCGGACGCGAGCTCGACGACTGAAAAATCGCAAACCCCGGCAAGGAGGAAGCTTCCGCGAAGCTCACTCCCGCCCCCGTCCTCCGCCTATTTATCGCCGCCTCCCTCCTCCGCCTCCACCCACCCCACACATCTCCATCAACCCATCCCTCCGTCCTTCCTTCCCTCCACCCCCCGCCGCATTCGTCTCCTTCCCGTCCCggaagaggaagatgaagctCTCCATGCAGTCGCTGGCCCGGAAGCTCTCCATCCCGTCGCCCAAGCGGGgcaagaagcagcagcagcaggaggaaaGCGGCAAGCGGGGCATCTCCCGGAGCGAGGCGCCGTCGTTCGCGTcggcctcgtcctcctccaccgcctcgtcGTCTGCCTCCGAggacgcgccggcgagggcgTCCACGCCGCGGTCCGTGCTCCCCGCCGAGATCTCGCGGCGGGAGCTGGAGGCCGTGCTCCGGCGGCTGGGCCACGAGGAGCCCTCCGACGACGAGCTCGACGCCGTGgccgccatcgccgccgccgGCGAGGCCGGCCCCGAGGACGAGCTCATGGAGGCGTTCAACGTGTTCGACGCCGACGGCGACGGCCGCATCACCGCCGAGGAGCTCCGCGGCGTCATGGTCGCCATCCTCGGCGGCGAGGCCGACGGGTGCAGCCTCGACGACTGCCGCCGTATGATCGGCGGCGTCGACGCCGACGGCGACGGCTTCGTCGGCTTCCAGGACTTCGCGCGCATGATGATGGTGTCCACCACCGCGGCGGCCGGCCCGAGATTCCTGTGA